The Sulfurimonas sp. HSL-1716 sequence TCAATGGGTAATGAATATTAAACCGGGTCGTATAATCTTTGAAATGGGCGGTGTAAACCATGATTTGGCACGTGAAGCGCTGACTCTTGCAATGCACAAACTACCATTCAAAACTAAAATCATAACTGCGGAGATGAACAATGAAATATTCTGATTTAGCAGGAAAGAGTGCAGCTGAGCTTCAAGTAATGCTTAAAGAGAAAAAAACTGAGCTGTTTACTTTGAAAATAAAACAAAAAATGATGCAATTAAATAACAGCAGCGAACTTCGCGTAGCTAAAAAAGATATTGCACGTATCAACACTGCGCTTAGCGCAATGAAGTAAGGGTTGGTAATGACACATAAACGTGAAATTCAAGGTAATGTAATTAAGATTTCTGGTGACAAGACTGTATCTATCGTAGTAGAACGCCGTGTAATGCACCCGAAATATCACAAAGTTGTTAAACGTTTCAAAAAGTACCTGGTACATGATGAGCGTAATGAACTTAAAGTTGGTGATGAGATCGTTGCGACTGAATGTCGTCCATTATCTAAAACTAAATCTTATAGATTGAAAAGCATTGTATCAGGAGCGCAGTTATGATTCAAAGTTTTACTCGTCTTAACGTTGCGGATAATACAGGTGCAAAAGAGATAATGTGTATCAAGGTACTTGGCGGATCTAAAAAACGCTATGCTACTGTCGGTGACGTTATCGTTGCTTCAGTAAAGAAAGCTATACCGACTGCAAAAGTTAAAAAAGGTGCGGTTGTCAAAGCTGTAGTTGTTAGAACTAAAAAAGAGGTACATCGTGAAAACGGTTCTTTGATCCGTTTTGATGATAACGCAGCAGTTATCCTGGATGCAAAACGTGAGCCTATCGGAACACGTATATTCGGGCCGATCAGCCGTGAAGTTCGTTATTCAGGTTTTATGAAGATCGTATCTCTTGCGCCGGAGGTTGTGTAATGGCAAAATTTAATTTCAAAAAAGGTGATACCGTAGAGATCATCGCCGGTGACGATAAAGGCACCAAAGCGGAAGTTCTAGCGGTTATGCCAAAGAAAAACAAAGTGGTCGTAAAAGGTTGTAAAGTAGCAAAAAAAGCTGTCAAACCAACCGAAGACAATCCAAAAGGCGGCTTTTTAAATAAAGAGATGCCTATCGATGCGTCAAATGTACGTAAAGTGGAGGCATAATTCATGGCACGTTTAAAAGAAAAATATCTTTCTCTAAAACCGGAACTACAAAAAGAGCTTGGAATCGAGAACGTTATGAACGTTCCTGCGGTTGAAAAGATCATGATAAGTGTCGGTGCCGGTTTTGCGATGAAAGATAATAA is a genomic window containing:
- the rplX gene encoding 50S ribosomal protein L24 encodes the protein MAKFNFKKGDTVEIIAGDDKGTKAEVLAVMPKKNKVVVKGCKVAKKAVKPTEDNPKGGFLNKEMPIDASNVRKVEA
- the rpmC gene encoding 50S ribosomal protein L29 yields the protein MKYSDLAGKSAAELQVMLKEKKTELFTLKIKQKMMQLNNSSELRVAKKDIARINTALSAMK
- the rpsQ gene encoding 30S ribosomal protein S17, giving the protein MTHKREIQGNVIKISGDKTVSIVVERRVMHPKYHKVVKRFKKYLVHDERNELKVGDEIVATECRPLSKTKSYRLKSIVSGAQL
- the rplN gene encoding 50S ribosomal protein L14, which translates into the protein MIQSFTRLNVADNTGAKEIMCIKVLGGSKKRYATVGDVIVASVKKAIPTAKVKKGAVVKAVVVRTKKEVHRENGSLIRFDDNAAVILDAKREPIGTRIFGPISREVRYSGFMKIVSLAPEVV